One window of Alkaliphilus metalliredigens QYMF genomic DNA carries:
- a CDS encoding adenine nucleotide alpha hydrolase family protein → MSKESNVMVCVTKQKTCERLIGAGAELQQEKGGELFIVHIAPRGWNILGNSEEGEALEYLFEISKSVGADMTVFRSSEISKTIIEFCKNKNIETIVLGESLETRPDNNMIVQLSQEVCGDVDIKIIPTYELNEI, encoded by the coding sequence ATGAGTAAAGAAAGTAATGTGATGGTATGTGTAACAAAACAAAAAACCTGCGAGAGATTGATTGGAGCAGGAGCAGAGCTTCAACAAGAAAAGGGAGGGGAATTGTTCATAGTACATATAGCACCCCGAGGATGGAATATTTTAGGTAATTCAGAAGAGGGAGAGGCCTTGGAATATCTTTTTGAGATTTCTAAATCTGTAGGTGCAGATATGACAGTTTTTAGATCCTCTGAAATTAGTAAAACCATTATTGAATTTTGTAAAAATAAGAATATCGAAACCATTGTTCTAGGAGAATCTCTGGAAACAAGACCTGATAATAATATGATTGTGCAACTAAGTCAAGAAGTATGTGGAGATGTTGACATTAAAATAATACCAACGTATGAACTAAATGAAATTTAA
- the gap gene encoding type I glyceraldehyde-3-phosphate dehydrogenase yields the protein MKTKIGINGFGRIGKGVLKASLEKDLNVEVVAINSTSGPENHAHVFKYDSLYGILQEEVRATKDALIIGDKTIQFTAHRDPAQIPWKEMGVEIVVESTGIFLTKEAASKHFEGGAKKVILSAPAKSGEDLTIVMGVNHDQYDPKKHHILSNASCTTNCLAPVAKVLEDSFGIESGMMTTVHAYTNDQRILDLPHKDPRRARAAAESIIPTTTGAAKAVAKVIPSLEGKLNGMAMRVPIPVVSVVDLVAELKTKTTAEEVNQKLREAAVGKMEGILGYNEEPLVSIDYKKDPRSSIVDALSTMMVGDKMVKVVSWYDNEWGYSNRIVDLAGYIAEKGL from the coding sequence ATGAAAACAAAGATTGGTATTAATGGATTTGGAAGAATTGGAAAAGGGGTTTTAAAGGCTTCTCTTGAGAAAGACCTCAATGTAGAAGTGGTAGCAATCAATAGTACAAGTGGACCTGAGAATCATGCCCATGTGTTTAAATATGATTCTCTTTATGGCATATTACAGGAAGAAGTAAGGGCCACGAAAGACGCTTTGATTATTGGAGATAAAACCATTCAGTTTACAGCCCATAGAGATCCTGCCCAAATTCCATGGAAGGAAATGGGTGTGGAGATTGTGGTTGAATCTACTGGAATCTTCTTAACTAAGGAAGCTGCTTCAAAGCATTTTGAAGGTGGCGCTAAAAAGGTAATCCTTTCAGCACCTGCTAAGTCAGGAGAGGACTTAACAATTGTCATGGGCGTTAATCACGATCAGTATGATCCTAAAAAACATCATATTTTATCTAATGCCTCTTGTACAACAAACTGCTTAGCACCAGTAGCAAAAGTGCTAGAAGATTCCTTCGGTATTGAAAGTGGTATGATGACCACAGTACATGCCTACACCAATGATCAAAGGATACTAGACTTACCTCACAAAGATCCAAGGAGAGCTAGGGCAGCAGCTGAGTCTATTATTCCCACTACGACGGGAGCAGCCAAGGCGGTAGCAAAGGTCATCCCTTCTTTAGAGGGAAAATTAAATGGAATGGCCATGCGTGTACCGATTCCTGTGGTATCCGTAGTCGATTTAGTAGCTGAATTGAAAACGAAAACAACAGCTGAAGAAGTGAACCAAAAATTAAGAGAAGCGGCAGTGGGCAAAATGGAAGGAATACTAGGTTATAATGAAGAGCCATTAGTATCAATCGATTATAAAAAAGATCCAAGATCTTCAATAGTCGATGCCCTTTCTACAATGATGGTTGGAGACAAAATGGTGAAGGTCGTTTCTTGGTATGATAATGAGTGGGGATATTCAAATCGTATTGTGGATTTAGCTGGCTATATTGCAGAAAAAGGATTATAG
- a CDS encoding carboxymuconolactone decarboxylase family protein — protein MAKRFGVSEEAMAQMEAGLKDPSKFTEREFVALEFAQVMTLDSNAVKDDLWNRLREHFDEGQVIEIACVIGCFNYFNRFNNALKVDITA, from the coding sequence TTGGCAAAGCGGTTCGGAGTCTCAGAGGAAGCCATGGCTCAAATGGAGGCAGGACTCAAAGATCCCTCAAAATTTACAGAAAGAGAGTTTGTGGCATTAGAATTTGCACAAGTGATGACATTAGATTCAAATGCAGTAAAGGATGATTTGTGGAATCGGCTTAGGGAACACTTTGATGAGGGACAAGTCATCGAAATAGCCTGCGTCATAGGGTGCTTTAACTATTTTAATCGTTTTAATAATGCATTAAAAGTTGACATTACTGCTTAA
- a CDS encoding DUF378 domain-containing protein: MFTWIALVLIIIGAINWGLIGLFGCNIVEKLFGGPRSIVTRIIYSLIGLSGIFTLVMLFLRR; this comes from the coding sequence ATGTTTACATGGATTGCGCTAGTACTCATTATTATTGGAGCGATTAACTGGGGATTAATTGGATTATTTGGATGTAATATTGTAGAAAAGCTCTTTGGAGGACCTAGATCCATCGTGACAAGGATTATCTATAGCTTAATTGGACTATCGGGTATTTTCACATTAGTCATGCTCTTTTTAAGGAGATAA
- a CDS encoding LysM peptidoglycan-binding domain-containing protein encodes MYHNYPNPYENSYGYGMPPMASQQPTMPEPPRCPGGTIYTVRPGDSMFRIANQFGISLQALIQANPQVTNPNVIFVGQRICVPTVVVPPPPPGPFCPDGTIYVVQRGDTMFNIARRFGVTLQRLIQANPQVADPNVLDVGQQICVPVPDAPLPEGICRVALRPERTGVLGGTAFINLDDPTIWITTFGLPCYTTIDDGEYTCYYAWVVDRDAPKYYRVDLKDCNVPGIRAGYAKDTGSWRGYDEIIVTAEKSAVKAPTGPVFLRGSLAQCR; translated from the coding sequence ATGTATCATAATTATCCTAACCCCTATGAAAATTCCTATGGTTATGGCATGCCTCCAATGGCAAGCCAACAACCAACTATGCCAGAGCCACCAAGATGTCCCGGTGGAACCATATATACAGTGCGCCCTGGAGATAGTATGTTTAGAATCGCAAATCAATTCGGAATAAGTTTACAGGCATTAATCCAAGCAAATCCACAGGTGACTAATCCCAATGTCATTTTCGTGGGTCAGCGGATTTGTGTGCCGACTGTAGTCGTACCCCCCCCACCACCAGGACCATTCTGTCCGGATGGAACGATTTATGTTGTCCAGCGTGGAGATACAATGTTTAATATTGCCAGAAGATTTGGTGTGACTTTACAAAGATTGATCCAAGCAAATCCCCAGGTGGCAGATCCAAATGTATTGGATGTTGGACAGCAAATATGTGTACCTGTGCCTGATGCACCACTTCCAGAGGGGATCTGTCGTGTTGCATTAAGACCGGAAAGAACTGGAGTGCTAGGTGGAACCGCATTTATTAACCTAGATGATCCAACAATTTGGATTACGACATTTGGCCTACCGTGCTACACAACCATTGATGATGGAGAGTATACTTGTTACTATGCATGGGTTGTTGATCGAGACGCACCTAAATATTATAGAGTAGACCTAAAGGATTGCAACGTACCAGGAATCAGAGCAGGATATGCTAAGGATACTGGTAGCTGGAGAGGATACGATGAAATTATCGTAACAGCAGAAAAATCAGCAGTGAAAGCACCAACGGGTCCTGTTTTCTTAAGAGGAAGCTTAGCACAATGTAGGTAG
- a CDS encoding phosphoglycerate dehydrogenase: protein MEILSTSRTELKKGVLNLKALFTYDYGQEKMDSIRALGYELLVVDEKNVTYSEEMQDVEVLVCYNPFRSLDIKKMRDLKWIQLSSIGIDQAPVDVIKEQGMILTNNKGGYSIPMGEWVVLKILEIYKQTHQLYEQQQLKTWKMRTGLLELYGKKVAFIGTGSIAVESAKRLRGFEAKVIGVNTEGTEAPYFEQCYPVRELEEVLKISDVVVLTIPYTKETHHLINEVRLKEMKKDAVLINVSRGSIIDEKALIKHMQEGNLLGVALDVFEEEPLWEESPLWKLDNVIVTPHNSWISEMRNERRFSLIYENLKRYSEENELVNVLNLAKGY, encoded by the coding sequence ATGGAGATTCTATCTACCAGTAGAACCGAACTGAAAAAGGGAGTGTTAAATTTGAAGGCATTATTTACTTATGATTATGGTCAGGAAAAAATGGATTCAATTAGAGCACTGGGCTATGAATTGCTCGTTGTTGATGAGAAGAATGTTACATATAGTGAAGAGATGCAGGATGTAGAGGTATTGGTTTGTTATAATCCATTTCGCAGTTTAGATATTAAGAAGATGAGAGATCTTAAATGGATTCAATTGTCCAGTATTGGTATCGATCAAGCGCCAGTAGATGTGATAAAGGAGCAAGGAATGATACTCACTAACAATAAAGGCGGTTATAGTATTCCAATGGGTGAATGGGTTGTACTTAAAATACTAGAAATTTATAAGCAGACCCATCAGCTTTATGAACAACAACAACTGAAGACCTGGAAGATGAGAACCGGTCTATTGGAGCTCTATGGTAAAAAGGTTGCCTTTATTGGAACCGGCAGTATTGCAGTGGAGTCAGCAAAAAGACTTCGGGGATTTGAAGCCAAAGTCATAGGGGTTAATACCGAGGGAACAGAGGCACCCTATTTTGAACAATGCTATCCAGTCAGAGAATTGGAAGAAGTATTAAAAATCAGCGATGTAGTGGTCTTAACCATCCCTTATACTAAAGAGACCCATCACTTAATCAATGAAGTTAGATTAAAAGAAATGAAAAAAGATGCTGTGCTAATTAATGTGTCTAGAGGAAGTATTATTGATGAAAAGGCCCTCATTAAACACATGCAAGAGGGGAACCTATTAGGTGTGGCTCTAGATGTATTTGAAGAAGAACCCTTGTGGGAGGAAAGTCCCTTGTGGAAGCTGGATAATGTCATTGTTACACCCCATAACTCATGGATTTCAGAAATGCGCAATGAGAGGCGATTTAGTCTTATTTATGAAAACTTAAAGCGTTACAGTGAAGAAAATGAATTGGTTAATGTCTTAAATCTAGCAAAAGGATATTAA
- a CDS encoding MFS transporter produces the protein MNELTLQRRWRIWLVLVLAFVTVFFHRLAMGAVADNLAVDLQMSATALGNLTAMNYYAYAAMQIPVGIMVDTIGVRKISTLGMLLTGLGSILLGLATTLTTAYIARFLVGIGTSVIIVSIMKVQVQWFEPKSFSTLSGMTTFVGNIGALLATFPLTYLVIRVGWRVSFHLMGLISIVLAGMIWMIVRDKVNEEDPLGKESQSYRDAFGGVKKVITNPYTWPPFMIMFNLVGSITAITGLWGIPYMMHVYRLEKESGAWYIAFISLGVIMGAPLIGRLSDRLGGKVKPILLIATSLYTMLWVYMALSGGAPSLAVIPIIFLGIGVTMICHILAFTNVKEVNDIRYCGSATAFINVGEFIGGSFLSLAIGFWLDRGWLGRMVNGVKVYEAEQYQTVFWMIAFAGMISIISTLLMKDSVAQKEGKSAKGEAII, from the coding sequence ATGAATGAATTAACATTACAAAGAAGGTGGCGTATTTGGTTGGTTTTAGTGCTAGCCTTCGTAACTGTGTTTTTTCATAGATTAGCTATGGGAGCTGTGGCAGATAACTTGGCTGTAGACTTACAAATGTCTGCTACGGCCTTAGGAAACTTAACCGCTATGAACTATTATGCATACGCAGCAATGCAAATTCCTGTGGGGATTATGGTAGATACCATTGGTGTCAGAAAAATTTCTACTCTGGGGATGCTATTAACAGGACTAGGATCTATTTTACTAGGGCTAGCCACTACATTAACAACCGCCTATATTGCTAGGTTCTTAGTGGGGATCGGGACTTCTGTGATTATTGTATCGATCATGAAGGTACAGGTTCAATGGTTTGAACCAAAATCATTTTCAACATTAAGTGGCATGACTACATTTGTTGGTAATATAGGTGCATTGTTAGCTACATTTCCGTTGACATACCTGGTGATTAGGGTGGGCTGGAGAGTGAGCTTTCACTTAATGGGTTTGATATCCATTGTATTGGCTGGAATGATTTGGATGATTGTTAGAGATAAGGTGAATGAAGAAGACCCTTTGGGGAAAGAATCACAGTCATATCGAGATGCCTTTGGGGGGGTGAAGAAGGTAATCACCAATCCATACACCTGGCCACCCTTCATGATTATGTTCAACTTAGTGGGGTCAATAACAGCAATAACTGGGTTATGGGGAATCCCTTATATGATGCATGTGTATCGGTTGGAAAAAGAGAGCGGGGCTTGGTATATCGCCTTTATCTCACTAGGGGTTATTATGGGCGCTCCCTTGATCGGGCGTTTATCAGACCGGCTAGGAGGGAAGGTAAAACCAATCCTTTTAATCGCCACATCACTTTATACAATGCTGTGGGTGTATATGGCATTATCTGGTGGCGCGCCTTCCTTGGCAGTGATACCCATTATATTTTTGGGTATAGGAGTAACGATGATTTGTCATATACTGGCATTCACTAATGTAAAGGAAGTAAATGATATTAGATATTGTGGTAGTGCCACCGCATTTATTAATGTGGGGGAGTTCATTGGAGGGTCCTTTCTAAGTCTGGCAATTGGATTTTGGTTAGATCGAGGATGGTTAGGGCGAATGGTAAACGGAGTGAAAGTGTATGAGGCAGAGCAGTATCAAACTGTATTTTGGATGATTGCCTTTGCAGGTATGATTAGTATTATCAGCACATTACTAATGAAAGACAGTGTAGCTCAAAAGGAGGGAAAAAGTGCAAAAGGAGAAGCAATTATATAG
- a CDS encoding peptide chain release factor 3, whose translation MSQKQVNFLDEVRRRRNFAIISHPDAGKTTLTEKLLLYGGAIRLAGSVKSRRAQKHAVSDWMEIEKQRGISVTSSVLQFGYDGYCVNILDTPGHQDFSEDTYRTLMAADSAVMVIDCAKGVEAQTKKLFQVCKMRGIPIFTFVNKLDRAGKDPFELMEEIENVLGIRSYPMNWPIGTDGNFKGIYNRDKSQVELFHGGNHGQNVVKSTVGDASDEKFKGLLGTEMYEQLQEEIELLDTAGDEFDLEKIAKGELTPMFFGSAMTNFGVQPFLESFLKLTKPPTPRVSNAGEVDPESKNFTGFVFKIQANMNPAHRDRLAFIRICSGEFVKSMEVNHVRHNKKVKLSQPQQFLAQERAVVERAYPGDIIGIHDPGIFKIGDTLCEDDSKIQYEGIPVFSPEHFAKIYAKDSMKRKHFIKGITQLAEEGAIQVYKELNIGTEEIIVGVVGALQFEVLEYRLKNEYNVNILMQQLPFKHVRWIEMDGFDSDRFKGTTDTLIVNDEDDKPVILFQNEWSIQRVLDRNEGAVLKEISARSFK comes from the coding sequence ATGAGTCAAAAACAAGTAAATTTTTTAGATGAAGTGAGAAGAAGAAGAAACTTTGCCATTATCTCTCACCCTGATGCAGGAAAGACAACATTAACAGAAAAATTATTGCTTTACGGAGGCGCAATTCGTTTAGCAGGATCAGTCAAATCCAGACGAGCACAAAAACATGCGGTATCTGACTGGATGGAAATCGAAAAGCAAAGAGGAATTTCTGTTACCTCCAGTGTGCTTCAATTTGGATATGATGGGTACTGTGTTAACATTTTAGATACGCCGGGTCATCAGGACTTCAGTGAAGATACCTATCGAACCTTAATGGCTGCCGATAGCGCTGTAATGGTAATCGACTGTGCTAAGGGAGTCGAGGCACAAACGAAAAAGCTTTTTCAAGTTTGTAAAATGAGGGGAATCCCAATCTTTACATTTGTGAATAAGCTAGACAGAGCAGGAAAAGACCCCTTCGAATTGATGGAGGAAATTGAGAATGTATTAGGAATTCGTTCTTATCCAATGAATTGGCCTATCGGGACCGATGGGAACTTTAAGGGAATTTACAATCGGGATAAGTCTCAAGTGGAGTTATTTCATGGTGGGAATCATGGACAAAACGTAGTGAAATCCACTGTAGGAGATGCAAGTGATGAAAAATTTAAGGGGTTATTAGGAACAGAGATGTATGAACAGCTACAGGAGGAAATCGAACTTCTAGACACGGCTGGAGATGAATTCGACTTAGAGAAGATAGCCAAGGGTGAATTAACGCCAATGTTTTTTGGTAGCGCCATGACAAACTTTGGCGTCCAACCTTTCTTAGAGTCATTTTTAAAATTGACAAAACCCCCTACACCTCGTGTGAGTAACGCAGGAGAAGTAGATCCTGAAAGTAAAAACTTTACAGGCTTCGTCTTTAAAATCCAAGCCAATATGAATCCAGCTCATCGAGATCGACTGGCATTTATTCGTATTTGTTCTGGAGAGTTTGTAAAAAGCATGGAAGTCAATCACGTCAGACACAACAAAAAGGTAAAACTCTCTCAACCACAACAATTTTTAGCACAGGAGCGTGCCGTGGTGGAACGAGCTTACCCAGGAGACATTATCGGGATTCATGACCCAGGTATTTTCAAAATTGGGGATACTTTATGCGAAGACGATTCTAAAATCCAATATGAAGGAATTCCTGTGTTTTCACCAGAACACTTTGCTAAGATATATGCTAAGGATTCCATGAAGCGTAAGCATTTTATTAAGGGGATCACACAGCTGGCAGAAGAAGGTGCCATCCAAGTTTACAAAGAGCTGAACATCGGGACTGAAGAGATCATTGTTGGTGTGGTAGGTGCATTGCAATTTGAGGTATTAGAATATCGTTTGAAGAATGAATACAATGTTAATATTCTAATGCAACAGCTACCATTTAAACATGTTCGTTGGATTGAAATGGATGGATTTGATTCAGATCGATTTAAAGGAACAACAGATACATTAATTGTAAATGATGAAGATGATAAGCCCGTGATATTGTTCCAAAATGAATGGTCTATTCAAAGAGTATTAGATAGAAATGAAGGGGCTGTGTTGAAAGAAATTTCAGCTAGAAGCTTTAAATAA
- a CDS encoding HD domain-containing protein, which translates to MLYRVKQFTQGVTAKVLEEDHAFIERHLNTQESALFYELRISEQRHSLNVAYGCQSNSPQNIMLIRGALLHDIGKIGSNLTLLNKSFVVMAIKLNLKESLLPSFVKKALYFKYHHPLLGYEMLKSIELEEDILRLVRDHHLPNEDHWEPMTILQHFDELN; encoded by the coding sequence ATGTTATATAGAGTCAAACAATTCACCCAAGGAGTAACAGCAAAGGTTCTTGAGGAAGACCATGCTTTCATCGAAAGACATTTAAACACACAAGAATCAGCCCTCTTCTATGAATTACGGATCAGTGAGCAAAGACATTCTTTAAATGTAGCCTATGGCTGTCAATCAAATTCCCCCCAAAATATAATGCTTATTCGGGGAGCCTTGCTCCACGACATTGGTAAAATTGGTAGTAATTTAACGCTCCTCAATAAATCCTTTGTGGTTATGGCCATAAAGCTTAACCTCAAGGAATCCCTCTTACCCTCTTTTGTCAAAAAAGCCCTATATTTTAAATATCATCATCCCCTACTTGGTTATGAGATGTTAAAATCCATTGAGTTAGAGGAGGATATCTTGCGTTTAGTTCGAGATCACCATCTCCCTAATGAGGACCACTGGGAGCCTATGACTATATTGCAGCACTTTGATGAATTAAATTAA
- a CDS encoding SelT/SelW/SelH family (seleno)protein, translated as MKKLSIEYCTGUGYLPKALGLAEELLSKYKNDLPSLTLLPSSGGVFEVKVGEQLIFSKKEVGRFPEFNEIDDQL; from the coding sequence ATGAAGAAGTTAAGTATTGAGTATTGCACAGGCTGAGGATACCTACCAAAAGCCTTAGGTTTGGCTGAAGAATTACTTTCAAAGTATAAAAATGATCTTCCTTCCCTGACACTACTCCCATCATCTGGTGGGGTATTTGAAGTCAAGGTCGGCGAACAACTCATTTTCTCTAAAAAGGAAGTCGGGCGGTTCCCTGAATTTAATGAGATTGACGACCAACTATAA
- a CDS encoding carboxymuconolactone decarboxylase family protein, which translates to MARIKPVSLENATEEAKEIFENFLEQRGNVPNMFRTLAHRPKILETAYEHFSTILQTGTVDIKLKEMVAVRVSQLNDCGY; encoded by the coding sequence ATGGCTAGAATCAAACCGGTATCATTGGAAAATGCAACTGAAGAAGCGAAGGAGATTTTTGAAAATTTTCTAGAACAACGAGGGAATGTGCCAAACATGTTTCGAACACTGGCTCATAGACCCAAAATACTAGAAACGGCATATGAACATTTCTCAACAATTCTACAAACAGGCACTGTGGACATTAAGCTAAAGGAAATGGTCGCGGTTAGGGTGTCACAGTTGAATGATTGTGGCTACTGA
- a CDS encoding TIGR01212 family radical SAM protein (This family includes YhcC from E. coli K-12, an uncharacterized radical SAM protein.), with protein MQKEKQLYRTYSEFLKEKYGEKVYKLPINLPLTCPNRDGKVGIGGCTFCAEVGTGFECLPNSYEVVEQLEKNKSYIQKKYKANKFIAYFQNFSNTYMPFEQFQKYIEEAIVEDVVEIAISTRPDCINDKYLGFLQSLQEKHHIEFSIELGLQTVNYHTLNKINRGHTLAEFIDAVLRIKRYGFPICAHLILNLPWDTETDVIENAKIMSALGIEQVKLHGLYIMENTAMGKMYENKEFQMISVEEYQERVMIFLEYLSSHIVVQRLIGRAPKENSLFVNWNMSWWKIRDEIHEMMIQNHRYQGKKSDYLNGKALD; from the coding sequence GTGCAAAAGGAGAAGCAATTATATAGAACATATTCAGAATTTTTAAAGGAAAAGTACGGAGAAAAAGTGTATAAGCTACCAATCAATTTACCGCTGACTTGTCCAAATAGAGATGGGAAGGTGGGAATAGGGGGGTGTACTTTTTGTGCAGAGGTGGGCACTGGATTCGAGTGTTTGCCTAACTCCTATGAAGTAGTTGAACAATTAGAAAAAAATAAATCCTATATACAAAAAAAATATAAGGCAAACAAATTTATTGCATACTTTCAAAATTTCAGTAACACGTATATGCCATTTGAGCAATTTCAAAAATATATAGAAGAGGCAATTGTGGAAGATGTGGTTGAAATCGCAATTTCCACAAGACCTGATTGTATAAACGACAAATACTTGGGATTTTTACAATCACTTCAAGAAAAACATCATATTGAATTTAGCATTGAGCTAGGTTTGCAAACTGTTAACTATCATACATTAAATAAAATTAACCGAGGACATACCCTAGCTGAATTTATTGATGCTGTTCTTCGGATTAAAAGATATGGTTTTCCAATTTGTGCACATTTAATTTTAAATCTACCGTGGGACACGGAAACCGATGTGATTGAAAATGCAAAAATAATGTCCGCCCTAGGGATTGAACAAGTAAAACTCCATGGATTGTACATTATGGAGAATACAGCCATGGGGAAAATGTATGAGAACAAAGAGTTCCAGATGATTTCTGTGGAAGAATATCAGGAACGAGTGATGATTTTTCTAGAATACTTAAGTTCTCATATTGTTGTTCAAAGATTGATCGGTAGAGCTCCCAAGGAAAACAGTTTGTTTGTCAATTGGAATATGAGCTGGTGGAAAATAAGAGATGAAATTCATGAGATGATGATTCAAAACCATAGGTATCAAGGCAAGAAATCCGACTATTTAAATGGAAAAGCCCTAGATTAA
- a CDS encoding glycosyl hydrolase family 18 protein codes for MKKWMTYLLIMMIFIGSAVPSVASGRITTLKDISNHWIRQEHETVLYLFQHLRIVSGYPDGTFKPQNDISRAELITMLVRAQGDPKQKMDMKQTFQDVTSTHWAYPFIQQAVKQGIIVPEDYPNLKFQPEKAITRSEIAMMVVRGLGIEIESNREKIATHFLDDGNISAQMRPYIQKASEIGIISGYAQAEGFTFKPNHTATRAEAVILLYKFLQNKTELKQISYYAIDSFKQIEDTKVFDEIVFGWSSLKKASNGNIVFSMDNEKSDYKLPRGHESALKKVDDFNVNKKLMLTENDRELIYPLLENKSYQNKVIKDIVEALGTYGFTGIVMDLESIRDTEKGYRQHYVSFLKELKKALEPEGYELTVAVHPNNVSGFYDGYDYKGIAEVADEINLMAHDYHESNNQNMLTDHAPFDRVHEALGNLIDSGVPRDKIILGLQVVAGTQWITENRNGLPFREFRSPAMGIIYESLSTYQNHDSFSSGISVETLTPYYRYTLNENGQESRRLVRYEDQKSIESKILLAKFYGVKGVSFWRIGEIQKDIIMLIDEYGSN; via the coding sequence ATGAAAAAATGGATGACCTACTTATTAATTATGATGATTTTCATTGGTAGCGCAGTACCTAGTGTGGCCAGTGGAAGAATTACTACATTAAAAGATATTAGCAATCATTGGATTCGTCAAGAACATGAGACTGTGCTTTATTTATTTCAGCATTTAAGAATAGTCAGCGGGTACCCAGATGGGACATTTAAACCACAAAATGATATTTCAAGGGCAGAGTTAATAACGATGTTAGTTCGTGCCCAAGGAGATCCGAAGCAAAAAATGGATATGAAACAAACCTTTCAAGATGTGACAAGTACTCATTGGGCGTATCCTTTTATTCAACAAGCTGTTAAACAAGGAATTATCGTACCTGAGGATTACCCCAACTTGAAATTCCAACCAGAGAAAGCCATTACAAGAAGTGAAATTGCAATGATGGTTGTGCGAGGACTGGGAATAGAGATTGAAAGCAATCGAGAAAAAATTGCTACTCACTTTTTAGATGATGGAAACATATCTGCTCAAATGAGACCTTATATTCAGAAGGCCTCTGAAATAGGAATCATATCAGGATATGCACAAGCAGAAGGATTTACATTTAAACCGAATCATACAGCCACAAGGGCTGAAGCTGTTATCTTACTTTACAAATTCTTGCAAAACAAAACGGAATTAAAGCAAATTAGCTACTATGCCATTGACTCTTTTAAGCAGATTGAGGATACAAAGGTCTTTGATGAAATCGTTTTTGGATGGAGCTCATTAAAGAAAGCCAGTAATGGAAACATTGTTTTTTCCATGGACAATGAAAAAAGCGATTATAAGCTGCCACGGGGCCATGAATCAGCATTAAAAAAAGTGGATGATTTTAATGTCAATAAAAAATTGATGTTAACTGAGAATGACCGAGAATTAATTTATCCTCTACTAGAGAATAAGTCATATCAGAATAAGGTAATTAAAGATATTGTAGAAGCTTTAGGAACCTATGGATTTACCGGTATTGTGATGGATTTAGAAAGTATTAGAGATACAGAGAAAGGATATCGACAACATTACGTATCCTTTTTAAAAGAGTTAAAGAAAGCATTAGAGCCCGAAGGATATGAACTTACAGTAGCAGTACATCCTAATAATGTTTCGGGGTTTTATGATGGGTATGATTATAAAGGAATTGCAGAAGTAGCTGATGAAATCAATTTAATGGCTCATGATTATCATGAAAGTAACAATCAAAATATGTTAACAGACCATGCGCCCTTTGACCGTGTTCATGAAGCCCTTGGAAATTTAATTGACAGTGGGGTACCAAGGGACAAAATTATCTTGGGTCTACAGGTAGTAGCGGGGACCCAATGGATTACTGAAAATCGAAATGGACTACCCTTCAGAGAGTTCCGCTCTCCGGCCATGGGCATCATATATGAATCTCTTAGTACATATCAAAATCATGATTCATTCTCAAGTGGGATTTCCGTGGAAACCCTCACTCCATATTATAGATACACCCTCAATGAAAATGGTCAGGAAAGCAGAAGGCTCGTGCGTTATGAAGATCAAAAAAGTATCGAAAGTAAGATACTTTTGGCTAAATTTTATGGTGTCAAAGGCGTTTCATTTTGGCGTATAGGAGAGATACAAAAAGACATTATCATGTTAATTGATGAATATGGCTCAAACTAA